The Camelus dromedarius isolate mCamDro1 chromosome 8, mCamDro1.pat, whole genome shotgun sequence DNA segment GGACCAGAGATGGGGTTCCAGGAAGAGGAGACGGGGCGCAGGtggaagggcagggaggcagtGTGCTCCCAGGAGAGTGGAAAATGAGGCTGGCCTCAGCGGGTTGGAGCGTGGAATGTTAAGGTGCATGAATCTGAACTCCATCCTAGCATAAAAGGAGCCGTAGAAGACGTTTGCAGGGTGGTGACTGATCGCAGCCCCTGGTTCATTTCCTCCCTGCCCGTCAGATATCAAATACGCCCTCATCGGGACTGCTCTGGGCATCGCCATCTTGGCCGGCTTCCTGGCCCTGAAGATTTGCATGATCAGGAAGCACCTGTTTGATAACGATTCCTCAGACCTGAGAAGCACAAACATGGGCTTCAACGGTAAGGAAATGGTGGTGGTCAACCCCAGCTCCACTCCTGCCCGACACAAGATGTACCCCGGGCAACCGCCCAGCGGGAGGCTCCCAGGGCCATGCCAGCTGGAGAGAGATTAAGAAACATGGGTTGAAAAGAAATGCAgtgacctctctgtgtctctgtctgtctgcccaccgcCCCCCCTTCTCCCGTATTTTTCCATTTAGTCACTCTTGTTCTTCCTAAGAATCAGCTTTCCTGGAGAAAGGTGGGGAAGAGAGCTGAGTTGGCTTCAGACAGAAATGTCTATTCTTTTATGCAAATAGTGTGATCAGATGAAATTGATGGCAGGAGGTGACGAGGCTGATCCTAGCATGGCTGGGTGGTGGTGGGTGCAGCCGGCGCCGATGGTGTGGGCTAAGCTGCATTTTTCTTCGTAAACTGAGCAAGCCTACTCCGAGCAGTGCTGAGTGTATCCTCATGATCCAGACACTCAGTTTCTGagttttgaaagtaaaatgtgaCATTGATTCACACCCTCTTTCTCTGAAAGTGTGACCCACAAAAACCATTCCCCGTAGTCGGGtggtgtatagctcaagtggtagagcgcgtgcttagcatgcatgaggttctgggttcagtccctggtacctcctctaagaataaattaaaaacctaattacctccccacaccaaaaaaaaagaaagaaaaaaacattcccTGTGTAAGACTGCTTCATGGTATGATGAGGCAGTTTGCTGTGAGGTTTTCCTGAAGATGAGGAGGAAGGAGCCTCACCACATCTCTGGAAAATGTGATTATCATCTGCAAAGATGTGCAGAAGGgaatggggcagggagaggaggagacacaGCACTTAGGGGCCTGTCCAATTGCACAAGGAGTTTGATTGGTCGTAGGGGCTTGTTCGCCGTTGATTCTGTATCTCTAGGAATAAGCAGGGAGAAGAAACAGCCTCTCCATCACACAGCAGGACACGTTCTGGGTCTCCTAAGGGCAAGAGAGCCCAGGATCTGCAAGGAGGCGGGAGGAGAGGAACAACTGGAGTTGGGGGTGGATGCTCATTGTTACCTGTGTGCTGAGCCAGGCGCTCAGTGATCGGACCCAGAGAGAGAAGCGCCAACAGtgccaaaggggagggggtaGAGCACTGAGCCCAGGACTGTTCCTCCAGTGGCCCCAACCCAGGGAGCCTCTCAGCGCGACAGGTGGGATGGGCTCTGACCCTCTCCTGCTTGCCTGGCACTGAGCGAGCTGCACCATCGTCACAGCGCCCCCTGGCTGTCCCCAaacaaaagtttgtgttcccgatgCACTATGAGGCTAAACAAACCTAAATGTCAGTTTGGAGCAGAGGAAAGTTTATGGCAGagccaagcaaggaggatggaGTGGCTCATGCCCCagaaaaccccgaactccctGACAGGTTTCAGCAAAGTTTACTtgaaggccaggtaagggagggggtcacagggtatgtgatcagcttgtgcacaattcttTGATTGGTTGATGTAAAGGTAACAGGGTGACCAACACTGTCAACTCCTAGGCgccaggaggtctgggggccatgtgctctcgatcatcaagtagttaatttcttccctttggtggtggtttttggcaactgaaaaactcaggaaatgtaCATGAGATACTCTTATCTGAGTACTTCAAAGAGAAGCAACAGCAGAGGATATAGGGGagggggtctgtcctgggaagtcACCACAGGGTCCTGTTCAGTTACCTGCCTAATATCCTGCTTTCTCTGTTTAGACACCATCTCGCTAAAGAAGAGAACCCCAAGGTAAGGTCGCCGCTGTCTTGTGACTGGTACCATTTTCCCTCCTGTTTTATCTATATTCTCACCTGACATCCTAGCCCCTTTCTCCACTTTGAAATGTTTCCTAGGGGACTAGAATGCACCCTGGGTCCCCTCCTTTGGGCAGTAGGCAGGTGTCATGAGCACGAGACCCACAGGGTACAGTAACCAAAGGGAGCTTGGGCTGGCTTCTGCACACCAAGAGTTAGgatctcccctccccctcagattccacccccctcccccgccaccagTGCATCCCTGACTCTCAGGGTGACATCTTCAGCTCCTGCCATGACCCAGTTGGGAAGCCACATGTGTTCTGCTCCAGGCTACCTGGCTTGCCTGCTGCCACCCAGCCTCAGTGCTCTTCCTCATAAAGCTAATGGCCTCTAAGCACAAtactacctcaggacctttgcacttgctgttttctGTCATATGAAATGCTTTTGCCCAGATAGCTGCAAGCTTTGCCCTTCATTTCCTTCACATCTCTGCTTTCCATGTCACCATTTTGTCTTAGATAGCCTGCTTAAAATAGaaccctctccccacttctccaGTTATTCTCTTTCCCTTACTTggccttatttttcttcatagtactTTCCACTTGCTGACAGTATATGATATAtcgatttgtctatttcttttgaCTGTTTCCCCCTTAATATGTAAGGTCCTTTAAGGTGGGATCCTCTTCATCTCTGTAGCCCCAGCACATAGCACAGAGCCTAGAACAGAGGAGGCACTCATGATACTcagatgtgaatgaatgaatgagcattAAGGTGTGGGCTAGGCGGTGAGaattaagaaaagagaagacaggtTCCCTTACAGTCTACTGGGGAGACGGACACATTATAGATCCTTGTTGCCTGGTATTGGGGCCAGGGGGTGCTGTGACAGGGCTAAGTGTGTGTTGCTTTGTGCCCTGGGGGTGCAGAAGGGTGCATTATCCAGCAAAGAAGCAGGATGTCTGGGAGCACAGGTTGAGACCGGGACTGTATGTGGAAGGATGAGGAGAAGTTCACTGGGGGAGCAAGGATCTGAGCTATACCAAGGATGCAGATGGCCCAAGACCTGGGAGCAGAGTGAAGATGctgcaggaagagaggaaggaatcCAAGAACAGCCAGCATCTGCTGGGGCGGGGAAGTCCTGGCTGGGTGGTGCCCTTGGAGGAGTAGGTGGTAGATCAGGTGTGGGCAGTGGGCCGTGGGGGTATGTTGGCGACTACTTTTTTGAACACTGTTAATCTGAGGCTTCTGAAGCCTTCCAAATAGAGATGTTCAGGAAGTGGCTGGTATTCAGGG contains these protein-coding regions:
- the TMEM273 gene encoding transmembrane protein 273 isoform X3; amino-acid sequence: MGLGIRMLRALVLLLDVAGAQVLATGKSAGTETDIKYALIGTALGIAILAGFLALKICMIRKHLFDNDSSDLRSTNMGFNDTISLKKRTPRNAAVIEL